One window of Trinickia caryophylli genomic DNA carries:
- a CDS encoding cytochrome b, with amino-acid sequence MSTERLPSFASAEAYTRTAIALHWLIALLIVSAFAIGLVMTDIPGFTPQKLRYFSWHKWIGVTVFALALLRILWRLTHEAPGLPQRMSAWQRTAAHAVHGLLYLLMIAVPVTGYLYSSAANVPVVYLGLVPLPRIIAPDPTLKEVLKTAHVTLDYVLGAFVLAHVAAALKHHWIDRDGLLARMIPFLKRSSS; translated from the coding sequence ATGTCGACTGAACGACTGCCTTCATTTGCCTCTGCCGAGGCTTACACGCGCACTGCGATCGCCTTGCACTGGCTTATCGCGCTTTTGATCGTGAGCGCTTTCGCGATCGGCCTCGTCATGACCGACATTCCCGGCTTCACGCCGCAAAAGCTCCGCTATTTCTCGTGGCACAAGTGGATCGGGGTGACGGTCTTCGCGCTCGCGCTGCTGCGGATCCTCTGGCGCCTCACGCACGAAGCACCCGGGTTGCCTCAGCGAATGTCGGCATGGCAGCGCACCGCCGCCCATGCCGTGCACGGACTGCTTTATCTGCTGATGATCGCGGTGCCCGTCACCGGCTATCTGTACAGCTCGGCTGCCAACGTGCCTGTCGTCTACCTTGGCCTTGTGCCGCTGCCGCGCATCATCGCGCCCGATCCGACGTTGAAGGAAGTGTTGAAGACGGCGCACGTGACGCTCGATTATGTCCTCGGCGCGTTCGTGCTCGCGCATGTGGCCGCGGCGCTCAAGCATCATTGGATCGACCGCGACGGGCTGCTCGCGCGGATGATCCCGTTTTTGAAACGATCCTCCTCCTGA
- a CDS encoding paraquat-inducible protein A — protein MNRLNVIACHECDALLQKPHHAQQANTRCPRCGAILFRSSAMHIDRIAALALAALITFVIAQGFPIVELELNGNTSQTTLMGALVALWSEGMELVAVIVFCSTILFPLIELVALLYVLMPIRSGVVPPGFNLVLRAIQFVRPWGMVEVLMLGILVTIVKMTSLARVVPEAALFAFGGLTLMLAVVVMFDPRALWDIADSLENRRADTAGTDAARSHPGAR, from the coding sequence ATGAACCGCCTGAACGTGATTGCATGCCACGAATGCGACGCACTGTTGCAAAAACCGCACCACGCGCAACAGGCGAACACACGCTGCCCACGCTGCGGAGCCATCCTTTTCCGCTCGAGCGCGATGCATATCGACCGCATCGCCGCCCTCGCGCTCGCCGCGCTGATCACGTTCGTGATCGCTCAGGGCTTTCCGATCGTCGAGCTCGAACTCAATGGCAACACGTCGCAAACGACGCTGATGGGCGCGCTCGTGGCACTGTGGAGCGAGGGCATGGAACTCGTCGCCGTCATCGTCTTCTGCTCGACCATCCTCTTTCCGCTGATCGAGCTCGTCGCGCTGCTCTACGTGCTGATGCCGATACGCTCGGGCGTCGTACCGCCTGGGTTCAATCTCGTCTTGCGCGCCATTCAGTTCGTGCGCCCATGGGGAATGGTCGAGGTGCTGATGCTCGGCATTCTGGTCACGATCGTGAAAATGACTTCGCTCGCACGCGTGGTTCCGGAAGCCGCGCTCTTCGCCTTCGGCGGCCTCACGCTGATGCTCGCCGTCGTGGTCATGTTCGATCCGCGGGCGCTCTGGGACATCGCCGATTCGCTCGAGAACCGGCGTGCCGATACGGCGGGCACGGACGCAGCCCGATCCCACCCGGGCGCGCGATGA
- a CDS encoding paraquat-inducible protein A, translating into MKYTTAARTGLVGCHACGNVEPRVRPAHGHQHCSRCGAALHLRNPDSIMRTWALLIAAALLYIPANLLPVLHTSSLFGDEDDTIMSGVVYFWVSGDWPLAVIVFVASILVPMMKLSVLALLAATAQQRSPWRPLERTRLYRIVERIGRWSMLDVFVVTLTVALVRFKSLAVITAGWGALAFAAVVVLTMLASLQFDPRLIWDAIDDDGEGNGQNEAYGRGRPTPPRRSNDSGTTP; encoded by the coding sequence ATGAAGTACACAACGGCGGCGCGCACAGGACTCGTCGGCTGCCATGCATGCGGCAACGTCGAGCCGCGCGTGCGGCCGGCGCACGGCCATCAGCATTGCTCGCGCTGCGGCGCCGCGCTGCACCTGCGCAACCCCGACAGCATCATGCGAACATGGGCGCTCCTCATCGCGGCGGCGCTGCTCTACATCCCGGCCAATCTGCTGCCGGTGCTGCACACGAGCTCGCTCTTCGGTGACGAAGACGACACCATCATGAGCGGCGTCGTGTACTTCTGGGTGTCCGGAGACTGGCCGCTCGCCGTCATCGTCTTCGTCGCCAGCATCCTCGTGCCGATGATGAAGCTCTCGGTGCTCGCCCTGCTCGCCGCCACCGCCCAGCAACGTTCGCCGTGGCGGCCGCTCGAGCGCACCCGGCTCTACCGCATCGTCGAGCGCATCGGCCGCTGGTCGATGCTGGACGTATTCGTCGTCACGCTGACCGTCGCGCTCGTGCGCTTCAAGTCGCTCGCCGTCATCACCGCGGGCTGGGGCGCGCTTGCGTTTGCCGCCGTCGTCGTACTTACGATGCTGGCCTCGCTGCAATTCGACCCTCGCCTCATCTGGGATGCCATCGATGACGATGGCGAAGGCAACGGCCAAAACGAAGCCTACGGACGCGGCCGCCCCACGCCCCCTCGCCGCAGCAACGATTCAGGAACCACGCCATGA
- a CDS encoding PqiB family protein has product MTSPQGQPPRSNGGGNLPPDLPEPLSARRGGWLPSLVWLVPLIAALIGISLVVKSIAERGPTITISFSTAEGLEPGKTKVKYKDVDIGAVKTIRLSKDHRRVLVEVQLSKEAEDFAVEDTKFWIVRPRIGTSGVSGLGTLLSGAYIGVDAGRSHNAESSFVGLEKPPAVTGDQRGRRYTLEGGSLGSIDIGSPIYYRRVQVGQVVGFSLDKDGTGVTIEVFVDAPYDQYVGTNSRWWHASGVDLRLDSSGLKLNTQSLATVIIGGIAFESPPGQAVGETAPDNAVFRLASNEGDAMREPDGPPVTVVMKFNQSLRGLSPGATVDFRGIELGEVTQIGVEYDPKARNFTMPVTINLYPDRLGKQFREAIARGGPSAGNDLLSTLVAHGLRGQLRTGNLLTNQLYVALDMFPNVPKAAVDVSKSPIVLPTVPNTLDELQLQVADIAKKLDKIPFDEISQNLNGTLKNANNLFKQLDTELAPQARETLAAARQTFGAAQATLQQDSPLQSDMHQALNQLTQTLQSLNALADYLERHPESLLRGKPKDQP; this is encoded by the coding sequence ATGACCAGCCCGCAAGGACAGCCCCCCCGATCCAACGGCGGCGGGAATTTGCCGCCCGATCTGCCAGAGCCGCTGAGCGCGCGGCGCGGCGGCTGGCTGCCATCGCTCGTCTGGCTCGTGCCGCTCATCGCCGCATTGATCGGCATCTCGCTCGTCGTCAAATCGATCGCCGAGCGCGGCCCGACGATCACAATCAGCTTTTCGACGGCCGAAGGGCTCGAGCCCGGCAAGACCAAGGTCAAGTACAAGGACGTCGATATCGGCGCGGTCAAGACGATCCGGCTCTCGAAGGACCACCGGCGCGTGCTGGTCGAGGTACAGCTCTCGAAGGAAGCCGAGGATTTCGCGGTAGAGGACACGAAGTTCTGGATCGTGCGCCCGCGCATCGGCACGAGCGGCGTATCGGGGCTCGGCACGCTGCTGTCGGGCGCCTACATCGGGGTCGATGCGGGGCGCTCGCACAACGCCGAATCGAGCTTCGTCGGGCTCGAAAAGCCGCCGGCCGTGACGGGCGACCAGCGCGGCCGCCGCTACACGCTGGAGGGCGGCTCGCTCGGCTCGATCGACATCGGCTCGCCCATTTATTACCGGCGCGTGCAGGTAGGCCAAGTGGTCGGTTTCTCGCTCGACAAGGACGGCACCGGCGTGACGATCGAAGTCTTCGTCGACGCGCCTTACGATCAATACGTGGGCACCAACTCCCGCTGGTGGCACGCGAGCGGCGTCGATCTGCGCCTCGATTCGAGCGGGCTCAAGCTGAACACGCAATCGCTCGCAACGGTGATCATCGGCGGCATCGCGTTCGAGTCGCCTCCTGGCCAGGCGGTAGGCGAAACGGCGCCCGACAACGCGGTGTTCCGCCTCGCCTCGAACGAGGGCGATGCGATGCGCGAACCCGATGGGCCGCCCGTCACCGTGGTCATGAAGTTCAATCAGTCGCTGCGCGGGCTGTCGCCGGGCGCGACGGTCGATTTCCGCGGCATCGAGCTCGGTGAGGTCACCCAGATTGGCGTCGAGTATGACCCGAAGGCGCGCAACTTCACGATGCCGGTCACGATCAACCTCTACCCCGACCGGCTCGGCAAGCAATTCCGCGAAGCGATCGCGCGCGGCGGCCCGAGCGCCGGCAACGATCTGCTGAGCACGCTCGTCGCGCATGGTCTGCGCGGCCAGTTGCGCACGGGCAATCTGCTCACGAACCAGCTTTACGTGGCGCTCGATATGTTCCCGAACGTGCCGAAGGCGGCGGTCGACGTGAGCAAATCGCCGATCGTACTGCCGACCGTACCCAACACGCTCGATGAACTGCAGCTGCAAGTAGCGGACATCGCCAAGAAACTCGACAAGATACCGTTCGACGAAATCAGTCAGAACCTGAACGGCACGCTCAAGAACGCGAACAACCTGTTCAAGCAGCTCGACACCGAGCTCGCTCCGCAGGCACGCGAGACGCTCGCGGCCGCCCGCCAGACGTTCGGTGCCGCGCAAGCGACGCTGCAGCAGGATTCGCCGCTGCAGTCGGACATGCATCAGGCGCTCAATCAGCTCACCCAAACGCTGCAATCGCTCAATGCGCTTGCCGACTACCTGGAACGGCACCCCGAATCGCTGCTTCGCGGCAAGCCCAAGGACCAACCATGA
- a CDS encoding PqiC family protein, whose product MMDACLSRGTRALLRLTALAAALALAACASPASRFYTLGAGSGPAGGDAPGAARTAGAKPAFLFELAPVDVPSQVARNQLVVEAGGSRVDVLEQERWASLPGDEIRRALSGDLAARLGTFDVYGAPYPAGVPVYRVTANVRRFESWPGERAVLDAVWSVRAVSSQSVLTCRTLADVPVGAGYAALVEGHRRAVAQMADQIAAVLRAQRGPSQPVPPADIDCTVGRPTPVK is encoded by the coding sequence ATGATGGATGCATGCCTTTCGCGCGGCACGCGCGCCCTGCTCCGCCTCACGGCGCTTGCCGCCGCTCTGGCGCTCGCCGCCTGCGCCTCGCCCGCGAGCCGCTTCTATACGCTCGGCGCCGGCAGCGGACCGGCAGGCGGCGACGCGCCGGGCGCGGCCCGCACAGCCGGGGCCAAACCGGCGTTCCTCTTCGAATTGGCGCCAGTCGACGTGCCGTCGCAAGTGGCGCGCAACCAGCTCGTCGTGGAAGCGGGCGGTTCGCGCGTCGACGTCCTCGAGCAGGAACGCTGGGCCTCGCTTCCGGGCGACGAGATCCGCCGCGCGCTCTCGGGCGATCTCGCGGCCCGGCTCGGCACGTTCGACGTCTATGGCGCGCCCTATCCTGCCGGCGTACCCGTCTATCGCGTGACGGCGAACGTGCGCCGCTTCGAGTCGTGGCCGGGCGAGCGGGCCGTGCTCGATGCCGTCTGGAGCGTGCGTGCCGTCAGCTCGCAGTCGGTTCTGACGTGCCGGACGCTCGCGGACGTGCCGGTGGGTGCAGGCTACGCCGCGCTCGTGGAAGGCCACCGGCGCGCCGTGGCGCAAATGGCCGATCAGATCGCGGCGGTCCTGCGCGCGCAACGCGGGCCGTCGCAGCCGGTGCCGCCGGCCGACATCGACTGTACCGTGGGACGCCCGACGCCAGTCAAATGA
- a CDS encoding THUMP domain-containing class I SAM-dependent RNA methyltransferase yields the protein MSSPTPFDFFAPCPRGLEAALAAELAEIAARLARDATAPALFEAGSQVPGGVHFRGGWPIGMAANLHSRIASRVLLKVAERPYRNEQDIYALAAEQRWEQWFSANETLRVDLTAIKSPLRSLEFATLRVKDAICDRLRSISGARPSIDTAQPDVRVFAFLTADACTLYLDTSGEPLFKRGWRLDKGAAPLRENLAAGILRVAGWAPGTPLYDPMCGSGTFLAEAAQMALGVAPGVERRFGFEKLKQYDVGAWQAMKVAALDAKRAARATDAATLQVFGSDISGDMLEKARANLARAGVPALALKQIDARAMTPPCTTPGIIVANPPYGERIAVRGRGPRDAGGDGFRRAQDETPDAEFFHAFGDALKQRFAGWRAFVLTADRKLPGQMRLRESAKTPLFNGALECRLFRFDLVAGSVKSRSAGTSEDTTRAG from the coding sequence ATGTCCTCCCCCACGCCGTTCGATTTTTTCGCCCCCTGCCCGCGCGGGCTCGAAGCCGCACTTGCAGCCGAACTCGCGGAGATCGCCGCGCGCCTCGCGCGTGACGCGACCGCACCCGCCCTGTTCGAAGCCGGCTCACAGGTGCCCGGCGGCGTGCATTTTCGCGGCGGCTGGCCGATCGGCATGGCCGCCAATCTGCATTCGCGCATCGCCAGCCGTGTCTTGCTCAAAGTCGCCGAGCGACCCTATCGCAACGAGCAGGACATTTACGCGCTTGCCGCGGAGCAGCGCTGGGAACAGTGGTTTTCCGCGAACGAAACGCTGCGCGTGGATCTGACCGCGATCAAATCGCCGCTGCGCAGCCTCGAGTTCGCCACGCTGCGTGTCAAAGATGCGATCTGCGACCGCCTGCGCAGCATCAGCGGCGCGCGCCCGAGCATCGACACGGCGCAGCCCGATGTGCGCGTGTTCGCCTTCCTCACGGCCGATGCCTGCACGCTCTATCTCGACACCTCGGGCGAGCCGCTTTTCAAGCGCGGCTGGCGCCTCGACAAGGGCGCGGCACCGCTGCGGGAAAACCTGGCGGCAGGCATCCTGCGCGTCGCGGGCTGGGCGCCCGGCACGCCGCTTTACGATCCGATGTGCGGCAGCGGCACCTTTCTCGCCGAAGCCGCGCAGATGGCACTCGGCGTCGCGCCCGGCGTCGAACGCCGCTTCGGCTTCGAAAAGCTCAAGCAATACGACGTCGGCGCGTGGCAGGCCATGAAGGTCGCCGCCCTCGACGCGAAGCGCGCCGCACGCGCGACGGACGCCGCCACCTTGCAGGTTTTCGGCAGCGACATCTCCGGCGACATGCTCGAAAAAGCGCGCGCCAATCTCGCGCGAGCCGGCGTGCCTGCGCTCGCCCTCAAGCAGATCGACGCGCGCGCGATGACGCCGCCTTGCACGACACCCGGCATCATCGTCGCCAATCCGCCCTACGGCGAGCGGATCGCCGTTCGCGGGCGAGGGCCTCGCGACGCCGGCGGCGATGGCTTCCGGCGCGCACAGGACGAGACACCCGACGCCGAGTTTTTCCACGCCTTCGGCGACGCGCTCAAGCAGCGCTTCGCGGGCTGGCGCGCGTTCGTACTCACGGCCGACCGCAAGCTTCCCGGGCAGATGCGCCTGCGGGAATCGGCCAAGACGCCTCTTTTCAACGGCGCGCTCGAGTGCCGGCTCTTCCGCTTCGATCTCGTGGCGGGCAGCGTGAAATCACGCTCGGCCGGCACATCGGAAGATACGACGCGCGCCGGGTAA
- a CDS encoding VOC family protein, protein MTAVATANRVINWFEIPAIDFERAVRFYETALDVELRRETMAGVPMAIFSRADEATGGSIVHNPRQMLPAENGAGVAVYLNAEPSLQATLARIERAGGKQSGSLLELPRDLGYIGFFVDTEGNRIGLHSQQLR, encoded by the coding sequence ATGACTGCCGTCGCTACTGCCAATCGCGTCATCAACTGGTTCGAAATTCCCGCCATCGATTTCGAGCGCGCAGTCCGCTTCTATGAAACGGCGCTCGACGTCGAGCTGCGCCGCGAGACGATGGCGGGCGTGCCGATGGCCATTTTCTCCCGCGCCGACGAAGCGACGGGCGGCTCGATCGTTCACAACCCGCGCCAGATGCTGCCGGCCGAAAACGGCGCGGGTGTGGCCGTCTATCTGAACGCCGAGCCCTCGCTGCAGGCAACGCTGGCCCGCATCGAACGCGCGGGCGGCAAGCAATCGGGCTCGCTCCTCGAATTGCCGCGCGATCTCGGCTATATCGGCTTTTTCGTCGATACGGAAGGCAACCGGATCGGCCTTCACTCGCAGCAGTTGCGCTAA
- a CDS encoding NAD(P)(+) transhydrogenase (Re/Si-specific) subunit beta — protein sequence MSMNVVTLLYLVASVCFIQALKGLSNPKSARAGNVFGMAGMAIAILTTLALIVKEAALFGSNLGLGLGLLFAALVVGGAVGAYVAARVEMTKMPELVAAMHSLIGLAAVAIAYAVVSEPAAFGLVPPDAPFDGYLPYGNRVELFIGTFVGAITFSGSVIAFGKLSGKYKFRLFQGAPVVYPGQHLINLMLALGMVGFGVIFFLTQSWLPFIVMTLIAFALGVLIIIPIGGADMPVVVSMLNSYSGWAAAGIGFSLNNAMLIVAGSLVGSSGAILSYIMCHAMNRSFFNVLLGGFGAEPGAAAAGGAAEQRPVKSGSADDAAFMLSNAENVVIVPGYGLAVARAQHALKELTDKLVHKGVDVRYAIHPVAGRMPGHMNVLLAEAEVPYDLVYEMEDINNEFGQTDVVLVLGANDVVNPAAKNDPKSPIAGMPIIEAYKARTVIVNKRSMAAGYAGLDNELFYMDKTMMVFGDAKKVIEDMVKAVE from the coding sequence ATGAGCATGAATGTCGTCACGCTCCTCTACCTCGTCGCGTCGGTCTGCTTCATCCAGGCGCTCAAGGGGCTCTCGAATCCGAAAAGCGCGCGAGCCGGCAATGTCTTCGGCATGGCCGGCATGGCGATTGCCATCCTCACGACGCTCGCGCTCATCGTCAAGGAGGCGGCGCTTTTCGGCTCCAACCTGGGGCTCGGCCTTGGGCTGCTCTTTGCCGCGCTCGTCGTCGGCGGCGCCGTGGGCGCCTATGTGGCCGCACGCGTCGAGATGACGAAGATGCCCGAGCTCGTTGCCGCGATGCACTCGCTGATCGGCCTCGCGGCGGTGGCGATCGCCTATGCGGTCGTTTCCGAGCCCGCCGCATTCGGCCTCGTGCCGCCCGATGCACCGTTCGACGGCTATCTGCCGTATGGCAACCGCGTCGAGCTTTTCATCGGTACGTTCGTCGGCGCCATTACGTTTTCGGGCTCCGTCATCGCGTTCGGCAAGCTCTCGGGCAAATACAAGTTCCGGCTCTTTCAGGGCGCGCCCGTCGTATATCCCGGTCAGCATCTGATCAACCTCATGCTTGCGCTCGGAATGGTCGGCTTCGGCGTCATCTTCTTTCTCACGCAGTCGTGGCTGCCGTTCATCGTCATGACGCTGATCGCGTTCGCGCTCGGCGTGCTGATCATCATCCCGATCGGCGGAGCGGATATGCCCGTCGTGGTGTCGATGCTGAACTCGTATTCGGGTTGGGCTGCGGCCGGTATCGGGTTTTCGCTCAACAACGCGATGCTGATCGTGGCCGGCTCGCTCGTCGGTTCCTCGGGCGCGATTCTGTCGTACATCATGTGCCACGCGATGAACCGCTCGTTCTTCAACGTGCTGCTCGGCGGCTTCGGCGCTGAACCCGGAGCGGCCGCGGCGGGCGGCGCGGCGGAGCAGCGGCCGGTGAAGTCAGGTTCGGCCGACGACGCGGCGTTCATGCTCTCGAATGCCGAGAACGTCGTGATCGTGCCCGGCTATGGGCTTGCCGTGGCGCGCGCACAGCATGCGCTCAAGGAACTGACCGACAAACTGGTCCACAAGGGCGTGGATGTGCGCTATGCGATCCATCCTGTTGCGGGCCGTATGCCGGGGCACATGAACGTGCTGCTCGCGGAAGCCGAGGTGCCCTACGATCTCGTCTACGAGATGGAGGACATCAACAACGAGTTCGGGCAGACCGACGTCGTGCTCGTGCTCGGCGCCAACGACGTGGTGAACCCCGCCGCGAAGAACGACCCCAAATCGCCGATCGCGGGCATGCCGATCATCGAGGCATACAAGGCGCGTACCGTGATCGTCAACAAGCGGTCGATGGCGGCCGGCTATGCGGGCCTCGACAACGAGCTCTTCTACATGGACAAGACGATGATGGTCTTCGGCGATGCGAAGAAAGTCATCGAGGACATGGTGAAGGCCGTCGAATGA
- a CDS encoding NAD(P) transhydrogenase subunit alpha — MEIISHTVINLIIFVLAVYVGYHVVWNVTPALHTPLMAVTNAISAIVIVGAMLATGLTVGGAGKFFGTFAVLLAAVNVFGGFLVTRRMLEMFKKKEPKKQAGKEGA, encoded by the coding sequence ATGGAAATCATCAGCCACACGGTCATCAACCTCATCATCTTCGTGCTGGCCGTCTATGTCGGCTACCACGTGGTCTGGAACGTCACGCCCGCGCTGCATACGCCGCTCATGGCCGTGACGAACGCGATTTCGGCGATCGTCATCGTCGGTGCAATGTTGGCCACGGGCCTGACCGTCGGCGGCGCGGGCAAGTTCTTCGGCACGTTCGCCGTGCTTCTCGCGGCGGTCAACGTGTTCGGCGGCTTTCTCGTCACCCGGCGCATGCTCGAGATGTTCAAGAAGAAAGAGCCGAAGAAGCAGGCCGGCAAGGAGGGTGCGTAA
- a CDS encoding Re/Si-specific NAD(P)(+) transhydrogenase subunit alpha, whose product MHIGVPAETRPYEARVAATPETVRKYVAAGHRVTIERGAGSAASYTDDAFAAVGAELTDAATAFGAELVLKVQSPNETELSMMKRGAVLVGMLEPFNAANAGRLATAGLTAFALEAAPRTTRAQSLDVLSSQANIAGYKAVLIAADLYPRFMPMLMTAAGTVKAARVLILGAGVAGLQAIATAKRLGAVIEASDVRPAVKEQIESLGAKFVDVPYETQEEREAAEGVGGYARPMPPSWLARQAERVHERAKQADIVVTTALIPGRDAPMLLPEATVQAMRPGSVVVDLAAGRGAELPGQPGVRGGNCPLTEADKVVTKYGVTIVGHTNLPAMVAADASSLYARNLFDFLKLIVTKEGALNIDMADDIVAATLIARDGELARKA is encoded by the coding sequence ATGCACATCGGAGTGCCAGCCGAGACACGCCCGTATGAAGCGCGCGTGGCCGCGACGCCCGAGACGGTCAGGAAATACGTGGCGGCGGGTCACCGCGTCACGATCGAGCGAGGCGCGGGCAGCGCCGCGAGTTATACCGACGACGCCTTTGCCGCGGTGGGCGCCGAGCTCACCGATGCCGCCACGGCGTTCGGCGCCGAGCTCGTACTCAAAGTCCAGTCCCCGAACGAAACCGAGCTTTCGATGATGAAGCGCGGCGCGGTGCTCGTGGGCATGCTCGAACCGTTCAACGCCGCGAACGCCGGGCGGCTCGCAACAGCCGGCCTCACCGCGTTCGCGCTCGAGGCCGCGCCGCGTACGACGCGCGCGCAAAGCCTCGACGTGCTGTCGTCGCAGGCCAACATCGCCGGCTACAAGGCCGTGTTGATCGCGGCCGATCTCTACCCGCGCTTCATGCCGATGCTGATGACGGCGGCGGGCACCGTCAAAGCCGCGCGCGTGTTGATATTGGGCGCGGGCGTGGCGGGCCTGCAGGCGATCGCCACGGCGAAGCGGCTCGGCGCGGTGATCGAGGCCTCGGATGTGCGGCCGGCCGTCAAGGAGCAGATCGAATCGCTCGGCGCCAAGTTCGTCGACGTGCCGTACGAAACCCAGGAGGAGCGCGAGGCGGCCGAGGGCGTCGGCGGCTATGCGCGACCGATGCCGCCCAGCTGGCTTGCGCGCCAGGCCGAACGCGTGCACGAGCGCGCGAAGCAGGCCGATATCGTCGTCACCACGGCGCTGATTCCAGGGCGCGACGCACCGATGCTGCTGCCGGAGGCCACCGTCCAGGCCATGCGGCCGGGCTCGGTCGTCGTCGATCTGGCGGCCGGGCGCGGTGCCGAACTGCCGGGACAGCCCGGCGTGCGCGGCGGCAACTGCCCGCTTACCGAGGCCGACAAGGTCGTGACGAAGTACGGCGTGACGATCGTGGGCCACACGAATCTGCCGGCGATGGTGGCCGCCGACGCATCCTCGCTCTATGCGCGCAATCTGTTCGATTTTCTGAAACTGATCGTGACGAAAGAAGGCGCACTCAACATCGACATGGCCGACGACATCGTCGCCGCGACGCTGATCGCGCGCGACGGCGAGCTCGCGCGCAAAGCCTGA
- a CDS encoding NUDIX hydrolase, translating to MAQSRWTPHVTVAAVVERAGRFLVVEENTIDGLRINQPAGHLEAGETLVDAVVRETREETAHAFAPAALVGVYMTHIDRPDGGATYLRFTFCGTTATRGHEAASSRLDAGIVRALWLTADELRACRARHRTPLVLRSLEDYLAGRRFPLDFVHTHSVAPPGTK from the coding sequence ATGGCACAGTCGCGCTGGACACCGCATGTCACGGTCGCCGCCGTCGTGGAGCGCGCGGGGCGCTTTCTCGTCGTCGAGGAAAACACCATCGACGGCTTGCGTATCAATCAGCCGGCGGGCCATCTCGAGGCCGGCGAGACGCTCGTCGATGCCGTGGTGCGGGAAACGCGCGAGGAAACCGCGCACGCGTTCGCGCCAGCAGCACTGGTCGGCGTCTACATGACCCACATCGACCGGCCGGACGGCGGCGCCACCTATTTGCGCTTCACGTTTTGCGGCACGACGGCCACGCGCGGCCACGAGGCCGCCTCGAGCAGGCTCGACGCGGGCATCGTGCGCGCGCTGTGGCTCACGGCCGACGAGTTGCGCGCGTGCCGCGCGCGGCACCGCACGCCGCTCGTGCTGCGCTCGCTCGAGGATTACCTCGCGGGGCGCCGTTTTCCGCTCGACTTCGTGCACACGCACTCGGTCGCGCCGCCGGGCACGAAATAA
- the mnmA gene encoding tRNA 2-thiouridine(34) synthase MnmA — translation MSKQRVVVGMSGGVDSSVTAWLLKEAGYEVVGLFMKNWEDDDDSEYCSTRQDWIDVVSVADLIGIDVEAVNFASEYKDRVFAEFLREYSAGRTPNPDVLCNAEIKFKAFLDHAMSLGAETIATGHYARVREVDGRFELLKANDLTKDQSYFLHRLNQAQLSRTLFPLGEMPKTRVRAIAEQIGLPNAKKKDSTGICFIGERPFREFLSRYLPTKPGPMKTPDGKIVGEHIGLAFYTFGQRKGIGIGGSKAGSGEPWFVAGKDMAANTLYVVQGHDHPWLLSETLVAGNTSWVSGAAPQPGTRLGAKTRYRQADAPCVVGPRDDPERFSLHFDTAQWAVTPGQSAVLYDGEICLGGGIIEEVAANRQIAQAHESALVQAG, via the coding sequence ATGAGCAAGCAAAGAGTCGTAGTAGGGATGTCGGGCGGCGTCGATTCGTCGGTCACCGCATGGCTCCTGAAGGAAGCGGGTTACGAAGTCGTCGGCCTCTTCATGAAGAACTGGGAGGACGATGACGACAGCGAGTACTGCTCGACGCGGCAGGACTGGATCGACGTCGTCTCGGTGGCCGACCTCATCGGCATCGACGTGGAGGCAGTCAACTTCGCATCCGAGTACAAGGACCGGGTATTCGCGGAGTTCCTGCGCGAATACTCGGCCGGCCGCACCCCCAACCCGGACGTGCTTTGCAACGCCGAGATCAAGTTCAAGGCGTTTCTCGACCACGCGATGTCGCTGGGCGCCGAGACCATCGCAACCGGCCACTACGCGCGCGTGCGCGAGGTGGACGGCCGCTTCGAGCTGCTCAAGGCCAATGATCTGACGAAAGACCAATCGTATTTCCTGCATCGGCTCAATCAAGCCCAACTGTCGCGCACGCTCTTTCCGCTCGGGGAGATGCCGAAGACGCGGGTCCGTGCAATCGCCGAGCAGATCGGGTTGCCGAACGCGAAGAAAAAAGACTCCACCGGCATCTGCTTCATCGGCGAACGGCCGTTTCGCGAGTTCCTCAGCCGTTATCTGCCGACGAAGCCGGGCCCGATGAAGACGCCCGACGGGAAGATCGTTGGCGAGCACATCGGGCTGGCGTTCTACACGTTCGGCCAGCGCAAGGGGATCGGCATCGGCGGCAGCAAGGCCGGCAGCGGCGAGCCCTGGTTCGTGGCCGGCAAGGACATGGCGGCAAACACGCTCTACGTCGTGCAGGGCCACGACCATCCGTGGCTGCTGTCGGAAACGCTCGTGGCCGGCAACACGAGCTGGGTCTCCGGCGCGGCGCCGCAACCGGGCACCCGCCTCGGCGCGAAGACGCGCTACCGGCAGGCCGACGCACCGTGCGTCGTCGGTCCGCGGGACGATCCCGAGCGCTTCTCGCTGCACTTCGACACGGCTCAATGGGCGGTCACGCCCGGGCAGTCGGCCGTGCTCTACGACGGAGAGATCTGCCTCGGCGGCGGCATCATCGAGGAGGTGGCGGCCAATCGCCAGATCGCGCAGGCCCACGAGTCCGCGCTCGTCCAGGCGGGTTGA